Proteins encoded together in one Camelina sativa cultivar DH55 chromosome 9, Cs, whole genome shotgun sequence window:
- the LOC104711040 gene encoding phenolic glucoside malonyltransferase 1-like has protein sequence MVSSLNIIHVERVTPSNSDSSESLTLPLTFFDLLCFKIPPVERLIFFRLTEATRSFFDSVIVPNLKTSLSSSLSHYLPLAGQLVWKPLDPKPSIVYAPTDAVSFTVAESKAEFSRLTGKEPFFATELHPLVPRLQNSDVSASVMSFQVTLFPNQGFCIGVTAHHAILDGKTTTSFLKSWSHICKHQESSLPHDLIPFYDRAVIKSPQNGDIKVLNSWQTLVKTFTGGKEPENPKSLKLRPSPVISPEAVRYTLELTPEDIQTLRERLKRESSSSSSLSKKLRLSTFVITYSYALTCLIRARGGDPNRPVGFVFGADCRKIVVPPIPSSYFGNCAIVNSRIPLTADTFTGEEGFLASTRLVSELVEELDESVVWKIPDFVEFFRSIPQGTQVISATGSTRFGVYGLDFGWGRPEKVMVVSIDQGEAISLAESRDGNGGVEVGFSLQKHEMDALSDLLHNGLKH, from the coding sequence atggtttcatcACTGAATATTATCCACGTGGAGCGAGTCACTCCTTCAAACTCCGACTCGTCCGAGTCACTCACACTCCCACTCACTTTCTTTGACcttctctgtttcaaaataccTCCAGTCGAACGACTCATCTTCTTTCGACTAACCGAAGCAACTCGCTCTTTCTTCGACTCAGTCATCGTCCCAAACCtcaaaacctctctctcttcgtccCTCTCACACTATCTCCCGCTCGCCGGCCAACTCGTCTGGAAACCACTTGATCCCAAACCTAGCATCGTCTACGCTCCAACCGACGCCGTTTCATTCACCGTCGCCGAGTCAAAAGCCGAGTTCTCACGCTTAACCGGGAAAGAACCATTCTTCGCCACTGAGTTACACCCGTTAGTCCCTCGGTTACAAAACTCCGACGTCTCAGCCTCGGTCATGTCGTTTCAAGTCACGCTGTTTCCAAACCAAGGGTTTTGCATCGGCGTAACCGCACATCATGCCATTTTAGATGGGAAAACGACAACCAGTTTTCTCAAATCTTGGTCGCACATATGTAAACATCAAGAGTCATCTCTACCTCATGATCTGATTCCGTTTTACGATCGCGCGGTCATAAAAAGTCCACAAAACGGCGATATAAAAGTTTTGAACTCATGGCAGACTTTAGTCAAAACGTTCACGGGCGGTAAAGAACCTGAAAACCCCAAGAGTTTAAAGCTTCGTCCGTCTCCCGTGATTAGTCCTGAGGCAGTCCGGTACACTCTTGAGCTTACTCCCGAAGATATCCAAACACTTCGGGAGAGGCTCAAGAGAGAgtcttcatcctcctcttccttgTCAAAGAAGCTTCGTTTGTCTACCTTTGTGATAACATATTCATATGCTTTAACATGCTTAATCAGAGCTCGAGGTGGAGATCCGAATAGGCCTGTAGGGTTTGTGTTTGGTGCAGACTGTCGGAAAATAGTCGTTCCGCCGATCCCATCGAGTTATTTCGGTAACTGCGCCATCGTCAATAGTAGAATTCCATTAACCGCAGATACGTTTACGGGTGAAGAAGGGTTTTTGGCTTCTACAAGGCTAGTGAGCGAGTTGGTTGAGGAATTGGACGAGAGTGTGGTGTGGAAGATCCCTgattttgttgagttttttaGAAGTATTCCACAAGGAACACAAGTTATATCTGCTACGGGTTCGACCCGGTTTGGAGTATACGGGTTGGATTTTGGGTGGGGAAGACCGGAGAAAGTGATGGTTGTGTCGATTGATCAAGGCGAAGCAATTTCTTTGGCCGAGAGTAGAGATGGGAATGGTGGTGTGGAAGTTGGCTTCTCCCTCCAGAAACATGAAATGGATGCTCTCAGTGATTTGCTCCACAATGGACTAAAACATTGA
- the LOC104711041 gene encoding kinesin-like protein KIN-5D isoform X1: MVDHFSRMDSIQQRRGGIVSLSPAQTPRSIDKSARESRSSDSNSSNRNDKEKGVNVQVILRCRPLSEDEARIHTPVVISCNENRREVAATQSIAGKHIDRHFAFDKVFGPASQQKDLYDQAICPIVFEVLEGYNCTIFAYGQTGTGKTYTMEGGARKKNGEFPSDAGVIPRAVKQIFDILEAQGAEYSMKVTFLELYNEEISDLLAPEETIKFVDEKSKKSIALMEDGKGSVFVRGLEEEIVSTANEIYKILEKGSAKRRTAETLLNKQSSRSHSIFSITIHIKENTPEGEEMIKCGKLNLVDLAGSENISRSGAREGRAREAGEINKSLLTLGRVINALVEHSGHIPYRDSKLTRLLRDSLGGKTKTCVIATISPSIHCLEETLSTLDYAHRAKNIKNKPEINQKMMKTAVMKDLYSEIDRLKQEVYAAREKNGIYIPKDRYIQEEAEKKAMAEKIERLELQSESKDKRVVELQELYNSQQLLTAELTEKLVKTEKKLEETECSLFDLEEKYRQANATIKEKEFVISNLLKSEKSLVERAFQLRTELETAAADVSNLFSKIERKDKIEDGNRFLIQKFQSQLTQQLELLHKTVASSVTQQEVQLKHMEEDMESFVSTKSEATEELRERLSKLKTVYGSGIEALDNIAVKLDGNSQSTFGSLNSEVSKHSHELENVFKGFASEADMLLQDLQSSLNKQEEKLITFAQQQRKAHSRVVDTARSVSKVTVEFFKTLDTHATKLTGIVEEAQTVNHKKLSEFENKFEECAANEERQLLEKVAELLANSNARKKNLVQMAVHDLRESTSTRTTTLQHEMSTMQDSTSSIKAEWSLHMEKTESSHHEDTSAVESGKKAMQEVLLNCLEKAEMSAHQWRKAQESLVSLERNNVASVDSIVRDGMDANENLRSQFSSAVSSSLDVFDAANGSLLTSIDHSLQLDNDACTKVNSMIIPCCEDLVELKSDHNHKIVEITENAGKCLLDEYVVDEPSCSTPRKRPIDIPSIESIEELRTPASEELLRVFRDEKLLKQANGDAKQQQQHLIRAPSLYEAAVSDSRFPLSAVN, encoded by the exons ATGGTAGATCATTTTAGCAGAATGGATTCGATTCAGCAACGAAGAGGTGGGATTGTATCCCTCTCACCAGCTCAGACACCACGATCAATTGATAAATCAGCTAGAGAGTCGAGATCTTCTGACTCAAATTCTTCAAATAgaaatgataaagaaaagggTGTGAATGTGCAGGTCATATTGCGTTGCAG GCCATTGAGTGAGGATGAGGCTAGAATACATACACCTGTGGTGATTTCTTGTAACGAGAATCGTCGAGAAGTTGCTGCTACTCAGAGTATTGCTGGAAAGCATATTGATAGACATTTTGCTTTCGATAAG GTCTTTGGTCCGGCATCTCAACAGAAGGACTTGTATGACCAAGCCATTTGTCCAATTGTGTTTGAAGTACTTGAGGGTTACAACTGTACCATCTTTGCATATGGTCAGACCGGAACTGGAAAGACATATACCATGGAAGGAGGTGCGAGGAAAAAG AATGGTGAGTTCCCGAGTGATGCGGGTGTTATTCCAAGAGCTGTTAAGCAAATTTTCGACATATTAGAAGCTCAGGGGGCTGAATATAGCATGAAGGTCACCTTCCTAGAGCTATATAACGAGGAAATCTCAGATCTTTTAGCACCAGAGGAGACTATAAAATTTGTTGATGAGAAGTCTAAAAAATCGATTGCCCTCATGGAAGACGGGAAAGGAAGTGTCTTTGTCCGTGGCTTAGAAGAAGAGATAGTTAGTACAGCGAATGAAATATACAAGATCTTGGAAAAAG GTTCAGCGAAAAGGCGTACAGCTGAAACTCTTTTGAACAAGCAAAGTAGTCGCTCTCATTCAATATTTTCGATCACCATTCACATCAAGGAAAATACTCCAGAGGGAGAAGAGATGATCAAATGTGGGAAACTAAATCTTGTTGACCTTGCTGGTTCTGAAAATATCTCACGTTCTGGTGCGCGAGAG GGACGAGCCAGAGAAGCTGGAGAGATCAACAAGAGTTTACTTACTCTTGGCCGTGTCATTAACGCGCTTGTTGAGCACTCTGGTCATATTCCTTACAG AGATAGCAAGTTGACGAGGCTCTTGAGGGATTCATTGGGAGGAAAGACGAAAACGTGTGTTATCGCTACAATTTCACCTTCCATCCATTGTTTAGAAGAGACTCTAAGCACTTTGGATTATGCACATCGCGCCAAGAATATCAAGAACAAACCAGAG ATCAACCAGAAGATGATGAAAACTGCTGTCATGAAAGATCTGTATTCTGAAATTGACCGATTGAAGCAAG AGGTATATGCTGCGAGAGAGAAAAATGGGATTTATATACCAAAAGACCGCTATATTCAAGAAGAGGCTGAGAAAAAG GCAATGGCGGAGAAGATAGAAAGATTAGAACTTCAATCAGAATCCAAGGACAAG CGAGTAGTTGAACTTCAGGAACTATACAATTCTCAGCAGCTTTTGACAGCGGAGTTGACTGAGAAACTTGTGAAAACAGAG AAAAAGCTCGAGGAAACTGAGTGCTCATTGTTTGATCTTGAAGAAAAATACAGACAGGCGAATGCAACCATTAAGGAGAAGGAATTTGTAATATCTAATCTTCTCAAGTCAG AAAAATCACTTGTCGAGCGAGCCTTTCAGCTGCGGACAGAACTAGAAACGGCAGCAGCAGATGTTTCCAACTTGTTTTCCAAAATAG AAAGAAAGGACAAAATTGAGGACGGAAACAGATTTCTCATCCAAAAGTTTCAGTCACAGCTCACACAACAGCTTGAGCTATTGCATAAGACTGTTGCTTCGTCTGTTACTCAACAAGAGGTTCAACTTAAACACATGGAGGAAGACATGGAGTCCTTTGTCTCGACAAAATCTGAG gctACTGAAGAACTCCGTGAGAGACTTTCAAAACTGAAGACGGTGTATGGTTCTGGCATCGAAGCTCTTGATAACATAGCTGTGAAGCTAGATGGAAATTCTCAGTCGACATTTGGTAGCCTGAACTCAGAAGTTTCGAAACATTCGCATGAACTTGAGAAT GTTTTCAAGGGTTTTGCTTCCGAGGCTGACATGTTACTGCAAGATCTCCAAAGTAGCCTTAACAAACAGGAAGAGAAGCTTATTACATTTGCTCAGCAGCAACGAAAG GCACACTCACGAGTTGTGGATACAGCAAGGTCAGTTTCAAAAGTAACAGTGGAATTCTTCAAGACTCTAGACACGCATGCTACCAAACTAACCGGGATAGTGGAAGAAGCCCAGACAGTTAACCACAAGAAATTGAGTGAATTTGAAAACAAGTTTGAG GAATGTGCTGCAAATGAAGAGAGACAATTGCTTGAGAAAGTAGCAGAACTTCTGGCAAACTCTAATGCTAGGAAGAAAAACCTT GTCCAAATGGCTGTACACGATCTACGCGAGAGCACATCCACCAGAACAACCACCCTACAACATGAGATGTCAACGATGCAAGATTCAACATCTTCCATTAAAGCTGAGTGGAGCCTTCACATGGAGAAAACAGAATCTAGCCACCACGAGGACACTTCAGCGGTTGAGAGTGGGAAGAAAGCTATGCAAGAAGTTCTCTTAAACTG CTTGGAGAAGGCTGAGATGAGTGCACATCAATGGAGGAAAGCTCAAGAATCATTAGTTAGTCTAGAACGAAACAATGTGGCTTCTGTTGACTCCATCGTTAG AGATGGTATGGATGCCAATGAGAACCTACGCTCTCAATTCTCGTCTGCTGTATCATCCTCTCTTGATGTTTTTGATGCTGCAAATGGCAGCCTCCTTACTTCCATTGATC ATTCATTGCAACTCGATAATGATGCATGTACAAAGGTCAACTCCATGATCATTCCATGCTGTGAAGACTTGGTAGAGCTCAAGAGTGATCACAATCACAAGATCGTAGAGATCACAGAGAATGCAGGGAAATGTCTTCTTGATGAATATGTA GTGGATGAACCATCATGTTCAACGCCAAGGAAAAGACCAATCGACATACCGAGCATTGAATCCATCGAGGAACTTAGAACTCCAGCATCAGAGGAACTACTGAGAGTATTTCGAGATGAGAAATTGTTGAAGCAAGCCAATGGGGATGcaaagcagcagcagcaacaccTTATTCGTGCTCCCTCTCTTTACGAGGCAGCTGTGTCAGATTCAAGATTTCCCCTCTCTGCTGTGAACTGA
- the LOC104711041 gene encoding kinesin-like protein KIN-5D isoform X2 — MVDHFSRMDSIQQRRGGIVSLSPAQTPRSIDKSARESRSSDSNSSNRNDKEKGVNVQVILRCRPLSEDEARIHTPVVISCNENRREVAATQSIAGKHIDRHFAFDKVFGPASQQKDLYDQAICPIVFEVLEGYNCTIFAYGQTGTGKTYTMEGGARKKNGEFPSDAGVIPRAVKQIFDILEAQGAEYSMKVTFLELYNEEISDLLAPEETIKFVDEKSKKSIALMEDGKGSVFVRGLEEEIVSTANEIYKILEKGSAKRRTAETLLNKQSSRSHSIFSITIHIKENTPEGEEMIKCGKLNLVDLAGSENISRSGAREGRAREAGEINKSLLTLGRVINALVEHSGHIPYRDSKLTRLLRDSLGGKTKTCVIATISPSIHCLEETLSTLDYAHRAKNIKNKPEINQKMMKTAVMKDLYSEIDRLKQEVYAAREKNGIYIPKDRYIQEEAEKKAMAEKIERLELQSESKDKRVVELQELYNSQQLLTAELTEKLVKTEKKLEETECSLFDLEEKYRQANATIKEKEFVISNLLKSEKSLVERAFQLRTELETAAADVSNLFSKIERKDKIEDGNRFLIQKFQSQLTQQLELLHKTVASSVTQQEVQLKHMEEDMESFVSTKSEATEELRERLSKLKTVYGSGIEALDNIAVKLDGNSQSTFGSLNSEVSKHSHELENVFKGFASEADMLLQDLQSSLNKQEEKLITFAQQQRKAHSRVVDTARSVSKVTVEFFKTLDTHATKLTGIVEEAQTVNHKKLSEFENKFEECAANEERQLLEKVAELLANSNARKKNLVQMAVHDLRESTSTRTTTLQHEMSTMQDSTSSIKAEWSLHMEKTESSHHEDTSAVESGKKAMQEVLLNCLEKAEMSAHQWRKAQESLVSLERNNVASVDSIVRDGMDANENLRSQFSSAVSSSLDVFDAANGSLLTSIDHSLQLDNDACTKVNSMIIPCCEDLVELKSDHNHKIVEITENAGKCLLDEYVVDEPSCSTPRKRPIDIPSIESIEELRTPASEELLRVFRDEKLLKQANGDAKQQQQHLIRAPSLYEAAVSDSRFPLSAVN, encoded by the exons ATGGTAGATCATTTTAGCAGAATGGATTCGATTCAGCAACGAAGAGGTGGGATTGTATCCCTCTCACCAGCTCAGACACCACGATCAATTGATAAATCAGCTAGAGAGTCGAG ATCTTCTGACTCAAATTCTTCAAATAgaaatgataaagaaaagggTGTGAATGTGCAGGTCATATTGCGTTGCAG GCCATTGAGTGAGGATGAGGCTAGAATACATACACCTGTGGTGATTTCTTGTAACGAGAATCGTCGAGAAGTTGCTGCTACTCAGAGTATTGCTGGAAAGCATATTGATAGACATTTTGCTTTCGATAAG GTCTTTGGTCCGGCATCTCAACAGAAGGACTTGTATGACCAAGCCATTTGTCCAATTGTGTTTGAAGTACTTGAGGGTTACAACTGTACCATCTTTGCATATGGTCAGACCGGAACTGGAAAGACATATACCATGGAAGGAGGTGCGAGGAAAAAG AATGGTGAGTTCCCGAGTGATGCGGGTGTTATTCCAAGAGCTGTTAAGCAAATTTTCGACATATTAGAAGCTCAGGGGGCTGAATATAGCATGAAGGTCACCTTCCTAGAGCTATATAACGAGGAAATCTCAGATCTTTTAGCACCAGAGGAGACTATAAAATTTGTTGATGAGAAGTCTAAAAAATCGATTGCCCTCATGGAAGACGGGAAAGGAAGTGTCTTTGTCCGTGGCTTAGAAGAAGAGATAGTTAGTACAGCGAATGAAATATACAAGATCTTGGAAAAAGGTTCAGCGAAAAGGCGTACAGCTGAAACTCTTTTGAACAAGCAAAGTAGTCGCTCTCATTCAATATTTTCGATCACCATTCACATCAAGGAAAATACTCCAGAGGGAGAAGAGATGATCAAATGTGGGAAACTAAATCTTGTTGACCTTGCTGGTTCTGAAAATATCTCACGTTCTGGTGCGCGAGAG GGACGAGCCAGAGAAGCTGGAGAGATCAACAAGAGTTTACTTACTCTTGGCCGTGTCATTAACGCGCTTGTTGAGCACTCTGGTCATATTCCTTACAG AGATAGCAAGTTGACGAGGCTCTTGAGGGATTCATTGGGAGGAAAGACGAAAACGTGTGTTATCGCTACAATTTCACCTTCCATCCATTGTTTAGAAGAGACTCTAAGCACTTTGGATTATGCACATCGCGCCAAGAATATCAAGAACAAACCAGAG ATCAACCAGAAGATGATGAAAACTGCTGTCATGAAAGATCTGTATTCTGAAATTGACCGATTGAAGCAAG AGGTATATGCTGCGAGAGAGAAAAATGGGATTTATATACCAAAAGACCGCTATATTCAAGAAGAGGCTGAGAAAAAG GCAATGGCGGAGAAGATAGAAAGATTAGAACTTCAATCAGAATCCAAGGACAAG CGAGTAGTTGAACTTCAGGAACTATACAATTCTCAGCAGCTTTTGACAGCGGAGTTGACTGAGAAACTTGTGAAAACAGAG AAAAAGCTCGAGGAAACTGAGTGCTCATTGTTTGATCTTGAAGAAAAATACAGACAGGCGAATGCAACCATTAAGGAGAAGGAATTTGTAATATCTAATCTTCTCAAGTCAG AAAAATCACTTGTCGAGCGAGCCTTTCAGCTGCGGACAGAACTAGAAACGGCAGCAGCAGATGTTTCCAACTTGTTTTCCAAAATAG AAAGAAAGGACAAAATTGAGGACGGAAACAGATTTCTCATCCAAAAGTTTCAGTCACAGCTCACACAACAGCTTGAGCTATTGCATAAGACTGTTGCTTCGTCTGTTACTCAACAAGAGGTTCAACTTAAACACATGGAGGAAGACATGGAGTCCTTTGTCTCGACAAAATCTGAG gctACTGAAGAACTCCGTGAGAGACTTTCAAAACTGAAGACGGTGTATGGTTCTGGCATCGAAGCTCTTGATAACATAGCTGTGAAGCTAGATGGAAATTCTCAGTCGACATTTGGTAGCCTGAACTCAGAAGTTTCGAAACATTCGCATGAACTTGAGAAT GTTTTCAAGGGTTTTGCTTCCGAGGCTGACATGTTACTGCAAGATCTCCAAAGTAGCCTTAACAAACAGGAAGAGAAGCTTATTACATTTGCTCAGCAGCAACGAAAG GCACACTCACGAGTTGTGGATACAGCAAGGTCAGTTTCAAAAGTAACAGTGGAATTCTTCAAGACTCTAGACACGCATGCTACCAAACTAACCGGGATAGTGGAAGAAGCCCAGACAGTTAACCACAAGAAATTGAGTGAATTTGAAAACAAGTTTGAG GAATGTGCTGCAAATGAAGAGAGACAATTGCTTGAGAAAGTAGCAGAACTTCTGGCAAACTCTAATGCTAGGAAGAAAAACCTT GTCCAAATGGCTGTACACGATCTACGCGAGAGCACATCCACCAGAACAACCACCCTACAACATGAGATGTCAACGATGCAAGATTCAACATCTTCCATTAAAGCTGAGTGGAGCCTTCACATGGAGAAAACAGAATCTAGCCACCACGAGGACACTTCAGCGGTTGAGAGTGGGAAGAAAGCTATGCAAGAAGTTCTCTTAAACTG CTTGGAGAAGGCTGAGATGAGTGCACATCAATGGAGGAAAGCTCAAGAATCATTAGTTAGTCTAGAACGAAACAATGTGGCTTCTGTTGACTCCATCGTTAG AGATGGTATGGATGCCAATGAGAACCTACGCTCTCAATTCTCGTCTGCTGTATCATCCTCTCTTGATGTTTTTGATGCTGCAAATGGCAGCCTCCTTACTTCCATTGATC ATTCATTGCAACTCGATAATGATGCATGTACAAAGGTCAACTCCATGATCATTCCATGCTGTGAAGACTTGGTAGAGCTCAAGAGTGATCACAATCACAAGATCGTAGAGATCACAGAGAATGCAGGGAAATGTCTTCTTGATGAATATGTA GTGGATGAACCATCATGTTCAACGCCAAGGAAAAGACCAATCGACATACCGAGCATTGAATCCATCGAGGAACTTAGAACTCCAGCATCAGAGGAACTACTGAGAGTATTTCGAGATGAGAAATTGTTGAAGCAAGCCAATGGGGATGcaaagcagcagcagcaacaccTTATTCGTGCTCCCTCTCTTTACGAGGCAGCTGTGTCAGATTCAAGATTTCCCCTCTCTGCTGTGAACTGA